One stretch of Thermoproteota archaeon DNA includes these proteins:
- a CDS encoding glycosyltransferase family 1 protein translates to MEKKIRCAFIYNKKNEFLTGRFFDNTYYNFFIKALRRNQRLDVKNYPVETKIDVSEFNDKHDVILLFDNNYIGTPHDVIGREKIDIPVISRVGDPHWAKKLHSKEFHDKWKIDYYFGFQHPDSFYQFYPNDYKYKTIIFGLESSLYQKVIPFRNRIKSKILNSGAIGTSKIFPRILSKIKNPELDINIHYKLRTLCNKLPYVVHTPTLSHEYVNDKYPELLNKYFAAIAATTYFPTIKYWEIPAAECLTFMEVNDKNKAEYLGFEDNKSAIFINEQNYTEKFEEYLHDTENKKWEEIAHNGRTHAMNYLNNDRATESLVDLMEELI, encoded by the coding sequence ATGGAGAAGAAAATTAGATGTGCTTTTATTTACAATAAAAAAAACGAATTCCTAACTGGGCGTTTTTTTGATAATACTTACTATAATTTTTTTATTAAAGCATTAAGGAGAAATCAACGACTTGATGTAAAGAATTATCCTGTAGAAACAAAAATTGATGTTTCAGAATTTAATGATAAACATGATGTTATTTTATTATTTGACAATAACTACATTGGTACGCCACATGATGTTATAGGGAGAGAAAAGATCGATATTCCGGTTATTTCAAGAGTGGGAGACCCACATTGGGCAAAAAAACTCCACAGTAAAGAATTTCATGACAAATGGAAAATTGATTATTATTTTGGTTTTCAACATCCAGACTCATTTTATCAGTTCTACCCAAATGATTACAAGTACAAGACCATAATTTTTGGATTGGAATCATCATTATACCAGAAAGTGATTCCGTTTAGGAATAGAATAAAAAGTAAGATCTTAAATTCTGGAGCAATTGGTACATCAAAAATTTTTCCACGGATACTAAGTAAAATTAAAAATCCAGAATTAGATATTAACATACACTATAAGCTTAGAACATTGTGCAATAAGCTACCTTATGTTGTTCATACGCCAACATTGTCACATGAATATGTAAATGATAAATATCCTGAATTACTCAACAAGTATTTTGCAGCAATTGCTGCAACAACATATTTCCCCACGATAAAATATTGGGAGATTCCAGCTGCAGAATGCCTTACATTTATGGAAGTTAATGACAAAAACAAGGCAGAATATCTTGGTTTTGAAGATAATAAAAGTGCAATTTTCATCAATGAGCAAAACTATACGGAAAAATTTGAAGAATATTTACATGATACTGAGAATAAAAAATGGGAAGAGATTGCCCATAATGGTAGAACCCATGCCATGAATTACTTGAATAATGATAGAGCTACGGAATCGCTAGTAGATTTAATGGAAGAGTTAATTTAA
- the rfbF gene encoding glucose-1-phosphate cytidylyltransferase, with product MKAVILAGGFGTRISEETHLKPKPLIEIGGMPILWHIMKIYSHHNVNEFVICCGYKGYMIKEFFANYFLHTSDVTIDIKQNKMDVHRKKGEPWKITLIDTGLETMTGGRLKKVKEFVESETFCFTYGDGISDIDISKLVQFHKNKKTQATVTVVQPPGRFGMVDLQNEKILSFKEKPAGDGNWINGGYFVLEPTVFDYIKGDSTVWEKEPVENLAKDSELSAYKHTGFWQPLDTLRDKIKLDDLWVRGIAPWKKWD from the coding sequence ATGAAAGCCGTCATCTTAGCTGGAGGTTTTGGGACGAGAATTAGTGAAGAAACACATCTAAAGCCAAAACCATTAATTGAAATTGGAGGGATGCCTATTCTTTGGCATATAATGAAAATATACTCTCATCATAACGTAAATGAATTTGTAATCTGTTGTGGGTATAAAGGATATATGATTAAGGAATTTTTTGCAAATTATTTTCTTCACACATCTGATGTTACGATTGATATTAAACAAAATAAAATGGATGTTCATAGGAAAAAAGGAGAACCATGGAAAATCACATTAATTGACACTGGATTAGAGACAATGACAGGAGGAAGATTAAAAAAAGTTAAAGAGTTTGTGGAGAGTGAAACATTTTGTTTCACATATGGAGACGGTATTAGTGATATTGATATTTCTAAATTAGTTCAGTTTCATAAAAATAAAAAAACCCAAGCAACAGTAACTGTTGTACAACCTCCAGGAAGATTTGGAATGGTTGATTTACAAAATGAAAAAATTTTATCGTTTAAAGAAAAGCCGGCAGGAGATGGAAATTGGATTAATGGAGGATATTTTGTTCTTGAACCAACTGTTTTTGATTACATAAAAGGAGATTCAACCGTATGGGAAAAAGAACCAGTTGAAAATTTAGCAAAAGATTCAGAACTATCAGCGTATAAGCATACTGGTTTTTGGCAACCATTGGATACTTTAAGAGATAAAATCAAATTAGATGATTTATGGGTAAGAGGAATAGCTCCGTGGAAAAAATGGGATTAG
- the rfbG gene encoding CDP-glucose 4,6-dehydratase, whose amino-acid sequence MGLDKRFWKNKRVLLTGHTGFKGSWLSLWLQEMNADIVGFSNGIPTKPSMYEIAKIKNGMTSLKGNVCNYNQVLTVVKKYKPEIIFHMAAQSLVRESYTHPLETYATNMMGTANVLEAIRMSDSIKVGIIVTSDKCYKIVGKKALTEEDPIGGYDPYSSSKGCAELITSSYRNSFFNIKKQSEHNIGIASVRAGNVIGGGDWNKDRLIPDIIKGIINKKPIKIRNPDSIRPWQHVLDPLYGYMMLAEKLWKSGSKFSEAWNFGPDVNESKTVKWIVKKIIEKWPEKICWIKENNMNKHEEEFLKLNCTKAKTKLGWIPKLNTNESLEWVVEWYKNYEEKKDMREITEQQIKRFQKMVK is encoded by the coding sequence ATGGGATTAGATAAAAGATTTTGGAAAAATAAAAGAGTTTTGTTAACTGGTCATACGGGTTTTAAGGGAAGTTGGTTATCACTATGGCTACAAGAAATGAATGCAGACATTGTAGGTTTTTCAAATGGAATTCCAACCAAACCAAGCATGTACGAGATTGCAAAAATTAAGAATGGGATGACTTCATTAAAAGGAAATGTTTGTAATTATAATCAGGTTTTGACAGTTGTAAAGAAATACAAGCCAGAGATAATTTTCCACATGGCGGCTCAATCGTTGGTAAGAGAGTCATATACTCATCCATTAGAAACCTACGCAACAAATATGATGGGAACAGCAAATGTGCTGGAGGCAATTAGAATGTCAGATAGCATCAAAGTTGGGATAATTGTAACAAGTGATAAATGCTATAAAATTGTAGGAAAAAAAGCATTAACTGAAGAAGATCCTATTGGCGGATATGATCCTTATAGTAGTAGTAAAGGATGCGCAGAGTTAATAACATCATCATACAGAAATTCTTTTTTTAATATTAAAAAACAAAGTGAACACAATATTGGAATAGCATCTGTTAGAGCAGGAAATGTTATTGGAGGCGGAGATTGGAATAAAGATAGACTGATTCCTGACATAATTAAAGGTATTATCAATAAGAAACCAATTAAAATTCGAAACCCAGATTCCATAAGACCATGGCAACATGTGCTAGATCCATTATATGGATATATGATGTTAGCAGAAAAACTTTGGAAATCAGGTTCTAAATTTTCAGAAGCTTGGAATTTCGGTCCGGATGTAAATGAATCAAAAACCGTAAAATGGATTGTAAAAAAAATAATTGAGAAATGGCCAGAAAAAATATGTTGGATAAAAGAAAATAATATGAATAAACATGAAGAAGAATTTTTAAAATTAAATTGTACAAAAGCGAAAACAAAACTTGGATGGATTCCAAAATTAAATACTAATGAAAGTTTAGAATGGGTAGTAGAATGGTATAAAAATTATGAAGAAAAAAAAGAT